CATAGAAAAAGGCTCCCCCTCTGCCTGAATGCAGAGAGGAAGCCCTTACAATAATTATTTTGAATTCCACAGCTCCATACGCTCTGCGTACTTTTGGTTAATGATTTCTTCTACTTTCTCATCCCCAGCCTTTTTCATTTCCGCAAGCATCTTATCGAATGTCGCGTTGGCTTCGGCTTCAGTAGGAGCAATGATTACTCTCGTAATGCTTTGATCCATAATATCTTTTACCTTCTGTGCAGTCAGTGCTTCAGGTGTTCCGCCATCAGGGCTCAAGTTGTCATATGCCGCTGTATCCCATACGGAATCCCCAAGACTCTTGATTGCCATCTGATCTACTTCACTGCGTTGATATTTAACGGCCATATCGTAAGGCTGTTCATTTGCATCCAGACCATTCTTGATAAACCACAACCATTTGCGGACACCGCTCTTCTTGACTGTGTCGTCCCAGTTTTCCTTGAAGCTATCCAAGAATGCAGGGTCCGGTTGTCTCTTGCCATCCACCATGGTGTATTGAACGCCTTCTTGGCCCCACAGCAGTAAATGCTGTCCTTCATCACTTGCCAAGAAATTGAACAGCTTCATTGTTTCTTCAGGGTGCTTGTTGTTCTTCGTAATAGCGATAGCATCCCATCCAAGTGAGCTTCTTGGTCCAAATGTCGTTTGGGCAGGGTCTACTCCAGGGGCAACAACCTTGTATGGGAAGAGCTGATTATCTTCTCCGCCATCCTTCTTCAAAGTTCCGTTCCCGTTACCTGGATCCCAGTAAGCGCCTGGTGTGGAGAATACTGCGCCAGTAGCCAGCTTTTGAACCCAAGTTTGCGTTTTGCTAATCGCAAATTCCTTCTCAATCAGACCTTCTCTGTATAATTTATTTACGTAGAGCAACATTTCACGATACTTTGGATCCTTAACATCATATTGCAATGTTCCATTGTTATCATAGTAAGTTTTCAGACCCCACATGCCTTTGAATGTTCCAAGGTTGGCGCCCATATTCTCGCCGTTCATGGTCATTGGAATGGATTCTTTTCCATCAATCGTCTTGTTTTTTGCTTTAAAATCCTTCAAAATCGCTTCTAATTCATCTGTTGTAAGCGGTGCTCTGCCATCTGCTTTGTCCGGAGCCAGATCTGCAAGCAGATTTTTTCTCATCAGCATCCCGAAGACTGGATCACTATCTAGTCCATACCAGTTAGCCAAGTAATAGTTCTTTCCGTCTTTATAACGAGTCTTGGTCAATGTGTCGCCATACATTTCCTTGATATCAGGGCCATTCTTCTCAATCAGCTCATCGAGTGGAATAAAGGCACCGCTTGTAATGTATTTATCAAGTGAAGCATCCCCACGGCTCATCACGACCACATCCGGATAGTCACCGCTGGCAAGCATCAAGCTTAGCTTCTCTGTCGGATTTCCTGTTGGCTGCTGAATAGAGATCTCAATGCCAGTCTTTTTAGTGATTTCTTGGGCGACAGCATCAGTAAAAGGCTCTCCCTTAGTATTTGAATCAAACCATGTAAGTGTAATCGGCTCTTGTTTTGTATTGTCTCCAGCCGCTTTGTTTGTATTGTCTGTTCCATCATTAGAGCCACAGCCCGCTAATAGTGAAGCAGATAATGCAGCAGTTATACTTACGCTCAACAATTTGTTTTTCTTTATCATAGACACCCTAATTCCTCCCATTAATTAAGTTACGTCACAAGTCTATCAAGCAACCAAGCAAGTCTGTCCGCTCACCCCCCTTCAGGGCCGCCAGCTGGACAACTCCTCTCCGGCTGGCGTTCGGTTATTTAATCATATTAACTCTTAACAGCTCCCAAAGTCATACCCTTAACAAAATACTTTTGCAGGAACGGATATACTAGAACGATAGGCAATGTTGCAACCATCGTCGCTGCCATCCGGATCGTATCGCTTGAAACAGCATTTCGCTTGGCGGAGTTTGCCAGCATTTGCGATTGCGATACCATACCTCCGGTCTGGAACTGACTCAGTATTTTGACGAGGACCGCTTGCAAGGTCTTCAGGTCTGAGCTGTAAGTAAATGCATAGGAGTCAAACCACGAGTTCCAATGCGATATTGCCTGAAAGAGGCCCACTGTCGCAAGTACTGGTGTTGTTAACGGCAGCACAATCCGGAAGAAAATCATTAAGTCGTTCGCTCCATCTACTTTCGCTGACTCCTCAATCTCACCAGGTAATCCCTCCATAAAGGTACGGACAATAATCATATAGAAGACATTCATCAAGCCTGGCAGAATAAAAACGGAGAAAGTGTCGATCATATTCAGGGCTTTAAGCACCATGTAATAAGGAATCAGCCCGCCTCCGAAATACATCGTAAAGACGAAGTAAAGGTTCCAACCCTTGCGTCCCATCAAATTCCGCCGGCTTAGCGGATAAGCAAGCATCGTAATCACAAGAACCGATAGTGGTGCACCAATTACGGTCCGTTTAACTGTTACCCATATCCCATTCATAATTTCGGTATCTTTCAAAATTTGTTTGTAGCTATCAAAGGTGATATCTCTTGGCCAAAAGTAGACGCCGCCCCGAACAGTATCCTCAGCAGCATTTAATGAAAGAACGAGAATATTCCAAAAAGGTAAGAAGGTAACTAGCAATACAAGGATAAGAATCAAATATACAAAACACTTAAAGATATGATCTCCGTATCTGTTCAAAAACATCTCAAGCGCTCCTCTCCATTTTGTTATTTAGAACAACGCTTGGTCGTTCACTTTTCTAGAAATTCGATTCACGATTACAACAAGAATGAAGGCAATAACGGATTTGAATACCCCCACGGCAGCCCCGTATGAGAACATGCTGTTTTGTAACCCGTATTTGTATGCATAAATATCGATAACTTCCGAGTACTCAAGTACAGTGTTATTTTGCAACAGATATTGTTGTTCAAAGCCGGCATTCAAAATACCTCCGACTGCAAGAATGGCCAATATCACGATAGTTGGACGTAAAGCAGGGAGCGTAATATTCCACATTTGCTTGAATCGGCTAGCTCCATCTACTCTTGCGGCTTCGTAAAGCTCTGGATTAATAGCGGATATTGCAGCTAGGTACATAATGGCGCTAAAACCCATTTCTTTCCACATATTAGATAAGGCGATAATCCACCAGAATAAAGGTCCGTTTTGTAGAAAAGCTACCGGTTCGTTAACAATCCCGAGCGTTACTAAAAGATTGTTGAACATCCCATCGGAAGCTAGCAGCGTAATTACAATGTTAGCGGCGATAACCCATGAGATAAAATGCGGTAGATAAGAAACCGTCTGCGTAAAGCGTTTGAAAAATCCCTGTTTGGCTTCATTCAGCACAAGCGCGAGTATGATCGGCGCAGGAAACCCGAATAACAAGGTCAAGAGGCTTGTCGCAAGCGTATTACGCATTACACGGTAGAAGTCTCCTGTGGTAAAGAAATATTCAAACCACTTAAAGCCAACAAAGTCAGCATGGAAAAATTGTTGAAAAAATGTTCCTCCACCCGGTTGATAGTTTGTAAATGCCATATACATACCAAACATAGGTCCATAGGAAAATAGCAATGTCGCAATTATGGCAGGGAGCATTAGCAAAAATAACCATTTCTGCTCTTTTAATCTGTACCAAAAATTATTGCCCCTGACTGTTTTGATAGCGCTTGCTTTATGCATCAAATACCCTCCCTTTTTATTTAGTGCAGCATGCCCTGCTACATCTCGATTCAGCTTCTCTCCTATTTATCTTAAGTCCGTATAGAGCTCCTTTCTATACTTCAATCCTCCGAATGATAGCGCTTTTTAAAGGAGTTTCTTAACATTCGAGCATTGGATTTCGATATTCAGTCTGATATGATAAACTTGGCTTTCCTTGAATTCACAGTAAAGAAGGGACTTCTACGATGCGTCATTTTTACAAAAAGTATATTTATATGCCTTTTATCGACCTTAGCTTTCGCTCCAAGCTATTCCTCGTGTTCGTTCTGGTCACCATTCTTCCAATGATGCTTTTTGTCTATTTTTCATTCGAACTTACAAAATCAAAGCTGACCGATCAAATCTACATCAATATGATGAATTCAACGGCCCAGATCAACAAGAACCTGGAGAACAAACTGGACAGCTATGAGCATATTTCCGCTTCTATTTACTTGGATAATAGGCTAGCCACTTACCTCACGAGCGAATATCAAGATGATCCATCTTATCTAGACGTCTATCAATATATTGGCAATCGTATAGACACGGTAATGGCTGCCTATCCCGATTTTGGTAGCGTTTTCATTTATTCCGATAATCCATC
This genomic stretch from Paenibacillus sp. FSL H7-0737 harbors:
- a CDS encoding carbohydrate ABC transporter permease, whose translation is MFLNRYGDHIFKCFVYLILILVLLVTFLPFWNILVLSLNAAEDTVRGGVYFWPRDITFDSYKQILKDTEIMNGIWVTVKRTVIGAPLSVLVITMLAYPLSRRNLMGRKGWNLYFVFTMYFGGGLIPYYMVLKALNMIDTFSVFILPGLMNVFYMIIVRTFMEGLPGEIEESAKVDGANDLMIFFRIVLPLTTPVLATVGLFQAISHWNSWFDSYAFTYSSDLKTLQAVLVKILSQFQTGGMVSQSQMLANSAKRNAVSSDTIRMAATMVATLPIVLVYPFLQKYFVKGMTLGAVKS
- a CDS encoding ABC transporter permease; the protein is MHKASAIKTVRGNNFWYRLKEQKWLFLLMLPAIIATLLFSYGPMFGMYMAFTNYQPGGGTFFQQFFHADFVGFKWFEYFFTTGDFYRVMRNTLATSLLTLLFGFPAPIILALVLNEAKQGFFKRFTQTVSYLPHFISWVIAANIVITLLASDGMFNNLLVTLGIVNEPVAFLQNGPLFWWIIALSNMWKEMGFSAIMYLAAISAINPELYEAARVDGASRFKQMWNITLPALRPTIVILAILAVGGILNAGFEQQYLLQNNTVLEYSEVIDIYAYKYGLQNSMFSYGAAVGVFKSVIAFILVVIVNRISRKVNDQALF
- a CDS encoding extracellular solute-binding protein: MIKKNKLLSVSITAALSASLLAGCGSNDGTDNTNKAAGDNTKQEPITLTWFDSNTKGEPFTDAVAQEITKKTGIEISIQQPTGNPTEKLSLMLASGDYPDVVVMSRGDASLDKYITSGAFIPLDELIEKNGPDIKEMYGDTLTKTRYKDGKNYYLANWYGLDSDPVFGMLMRKNLLADLAPDKADGRAPLTTDELEAILKDFKAKNKTIDGKESIPMTMNGENMGANLGTFKGMWGLKTYYDNNGTLQYDVKDPKYREMLLYVNKLYREGLIEKEFAISKTQTWVQKLATGAVFSTPGAYWDPGNGNGTLKKDGGEDNQLFPYKVVAPGVDPAQTTFGPRSSLGWDAIAITKNNKHPEETMKLFNFLASDEGQHLLLWGQEGVQYTMVDGKRQPDPAFLDSFKENWDDTVKKSGVRKWLWFIKNGLDANEQPYDMAVKYQRSEVDQMAIKSLGDSVWDTAAYDNLSPDGGTPEALTAQKVKDIMDQSITRVIIAPTEAEANATFDKMLAEMKKAGDEKVEEIINQKYAERMELWNSK